Below is a window of Saccharomonospora viridis DSM 43017 DNA.
TCAACGTGGGGCAGGTCAGGTAATAGAGCGTGGGAAACGGCGTGCCGTCCTCGAGCCGAGGATTGGTCTGTACTACGGAGGGATGGCCACTGGGGCAACGGGCCGCGATCGCGCGAAGCGCGCGAGGCGGTCTCCCCAATTGCTGCGCGACGACCTCGCGGTCGGCGTCGGTCACCGGCTCGAACTCGATGGGACTCACCCCTTTGTCACGTCTTCCCACATCATCTCGTACCACGGCTTCGGTTCCGGGGACCGATCCTCGTCGTCGGAGCCGTCGCGGGTGGTGTCCTCCGGGAACTGCACCATGTACGGTGTCTCCCCCGGCATCACATACCGCAGTCGACGCCGCGCCTCCGCCTCCACCTGCGCGGGGTCGTGCAGCTCCTCGCGACGCTGTTCCAGCCGGGCGACCTCGGCCTTCAGCTCCGCCAGCCGCTGCTCCTGCTCGACCACGGCCGCACGTTGGGACAGATAGGTCCGCAGCGGCACGGCGATCGTGAACGCCAACGCGCACACCACGATCGCGGCCAGCGCGGCCCGTCTGGTGGTGGAAAGTCCGAACGCCTTGGCGGCATCGGCCATCCGGCCCGCCCCGAGCCGACGCAACCGAGCCACCCGTCGTTCCCGTCGCGCACGGCGGGGGCGGCGGAGGACCGAACGCGGTGCTTCGCCCGCCTTGCCTCCGCCGCGCCTGTTCCGAGGTCTGCCCCGCTCGGCCACGCTGCGCTCAGTCCTCCGGGTTGAACCTCGGGAAAGCGAGGTCACCCGCGTAGCGCGCGGCGTCCGCCAGCGCCTCCTCGATCCGCAGCAGCTGGTTGTACTTCGCGACCCGTTCGCTGCGGGCCGGAGCACCGGTCTTGATCTGGCCGACCCCGGTGGCGACCGCGAGATCGGCGATGGTGGTGTCCTCGGTCTCACCCGACCGGTGGCTCATCATCGACTTGTAACCGCACGACGTCGCCAGCGTCACGGCGTCCAACGTCTCGGACAGCGTCCCGATCTGGTTGACCTTCACCAGCAGGGCGTTGGCGGCGCCGCGGGAGATGCCCTCCTCCAACCGGTCGGGGTTGGTGACGAACAGGTCATCCCCGACCAGCTGCACACGCTGGCCGATCTCTGCGGTCAGCTGCACCCAGCCGTCCCAGTCGTCCTCCGACAGCGGGTCCTCGATCGACACCAGCGGGTAGGCGTCGAGCAGCTCGGTGTAGTACTCGGTCATCTGCTCGGCGGTGCGTGCGTTGCCCTCGAAGGAGTACGCACCGTCGGAGAAGAACTCGGTGGCCGCCACGTCGAGCGCCAGGGCGATGTCCCGACCCGGGCGGTATCCGGCCTTCTCGATGGCCTCGACGATCAGGTCGAGCGCTTCGCGGTTGTTGGACAGGTTCGGCGCGAATCCGCCCTCGTCACCGAGGCCGGTGGCCAATCCCCTGCCCTTGAGCACCGACTTCAACGCGTGGTACGTCTCGGTGCCCCACCGCAACGCCTCGCGGAACGACTCGGCGCCGATCGGCGCGATCATGAACTCCTGGATGTCCACGTCGGTGTCGGCGTGCGCGCCACCGTTCAGGATGTTCATCATCGGCACCGGGAGCACGTGCGCGTTCGGCCCGCCGAGGTAACGGAACAGCTCCAGTTCGGCGGAGTCGGCCGCCGCCTTCGCCACGGCCAGCGACACACCGAGAATCGCGTTCGCGCCGAGCCTGCTCTTGTCGTGCGTGTTGTCGAGATCCAACAGCTTCTGGTCGATGACGCGCTGCTCAACGGCCTCCATGCCGACCAGAGCGGGCCCGATCTCATCACACACGGCAGCGACCGCCCGCTCGACGCCCTTGCCGTTGTACCGCTTGGTGTCGCCGTCCCGAAGCTCCACGGCCTCGTGTTCACCCGTCGACGCGCCCGAGGGCACCGCGGCCCTCGCCAGCGTGCCGTCCTCGAGAGCTACTTCGACCTCGACCGTGGGGTTGCCACGCGAGTCCAAGATCTCGCGCGCGCCTACCTGCTCGATAACCGCCACACTCAGCTCCTCATCCGGTTGTGCCACTGCATGGCCTGTCGCGGACACAACGCGCCACGTCAGCGCGCCGACGGACTCAGCCTAAACCGCAGGCCACGTCACGCCCACGCCAGGCCGCCGAGGAGGAAGAGGCATCAGCCGAGCTCGTGTTCCCTCTCGGATTGTTCGATGTTCTTCCGTGTCACCGCGTTCTGGCCGTCCTCGGCTCGGATCTCCTGCCAGCCCACGGGCAGGTCCACCACGTCGGAGATGTGCTGCCAGAACGTCCAGCTGTTGCCTCCGACGTCCTGCACCGTGAACAGTCGCGCTCCGTAGGGCTGGTCCTGTGGCGTGGTGAGTTCCACCGACTCACCGACCGCGGCACGGACCCTCTCGTACTGGGCGTCGACGTCGTCGACGTACACGACGTTGAGCTGACCGACGGGTCCGTCGACTCCCTTGGCCTCCCAATAGGTCGAGTCGACAGCGGTCACCTGGATCTCCGCGTCACCCGCCAACAGTGTCGCCTGGAACACCTCACCCGCGGCGTCGACGTAACGCACCTTCTCCCGGAAACCGAACACCCTCGTCAACCACTCCACGGCCTCCGTGGCGTCGGTGTAGTACAGGTACGGCGCGAGGCCGAGATACCTCGGGGCTTCGTCGCTCATAGCGTGCAAGTCCATCACATCAACCACGATCAGCACTCACTCACCCCGACAACGTCGGCCGCGGTCACAGCCCCACGGCACGGACACGCTGGGGCGAAGCACTCGGGCGCCCGTCGTCGGTCCGGTTAGACGCCGGCGGCTCGCCGTGGAAAGACGACTCCTCCACGCATTCACCGGATGTTCCCCGGTGGTCGCCGACGACCGCTGTGCGTCGCCGGGCAATCGCGTCGGGTCGTCGACGGTGGTCGACAGTGATCGACGGTGCCGCCCTCATTTTTGACTCTAGCTAACGAACATTCCGATGAGCCTGGTCACGGCCTCACGGCAGCTACGAGAGAACCCCGAGAGGACGTGGTCGTCCGGTTCCGTACACCGCCTCGACTACCCGATACGGATGGATACGAACCGAGCACGGTCGGTTCGGGGCATTACGCCGAATGCGTGCGAAAGGTCGGCAGAGCCGAGATCGACGAGTACCGTCGGAAGAGATGGTTGCTGAGTCACCTTCACCACAGTCGCCCGGGGACACCACCGGGCAGGGACGCCTTGCGGCTTTCCGCAAGGCCGAAGAACTGGTGCGGCGACGACCACTCGACGCACTCGCCCTACTCAAACCCCTACTCGACTCCGATCCCGACAAGCCGAGTGTCCAGTTGCTCGCGGGGCGTGCGTATTTCCACTCGGCACAGCTGAACCGCGCAGAACGCGCGTTCACCAAGGTCGTGGAACTCGACCCGTCGGACCACTACGCGCGGTTCGTGCTCGGCCGAACACTGCAACGCCTCGGCCGACTGATCGAGGCACGCGCCCAGCTCCGCATGGCCACCGCGATGAACCCGGTGCCCGAGTACCAGGACGCGCTCGGTGAGGTCAGCGCCCGGGTGGCGTTGAGCCGCGACGACTGAGTCGACGATCGAATCACGGTCCACGACCCGGTCAGCGGCCCAACGACCCGCTTCCCCACCTCGAAACGGCGGTTCTCCGCGCCAATCCCGTGGTCAGTCCCGTGGCCAGAAACGACGCCAACCGTCCGCGTCGAGCGTCGCCGGGTCGAAGCCGTGGGCGCGGGCGGCCCGCTCGGCGGCACGCACCTTCCTCGCGAACTCCTTCGCCGTCGCGCGCAACGCACCTTCCGGATCGATGCCCGCCCGACGGGCCGCGGCGGCGATCCGGAACAGTTTCGCCCCCTCATCGGAGCCGGCCGGGAACAGGTCCGACGGCACGCCGCGACGTCCGGTGCGTTGCCCCAACTTGCCCGCGAGCGCCGCCGCGGGTTGGCCCAGGGGAACCCCGTCGACGATCGACTCGCGCCGTTTCTCGGCCTGCTTCAGCTGTTCCCACCGCTGCTGCTGGTGTTCCGCCGTGTGCACGGCCTCGGCGCCGGTGAACACGTGCGGATGCCTGTTCACCAGCTTGGTGACCAACTCGTCGGCGACCGCGTCGATGTCGAAGGGATCGGTGTCGTGCTCGGCGGCCACCCGCGCGTGGAACAGCACCTGGAGCAACACGTCACCGAGCTCCTCCCGCATCGCGGACCGATCGCCCTCCTCGACGGCGTCGAGCAGCTCGTAGGTCTCCTCCACGAGATATTGCAGCAACGACTCGTGGGTCTGCGCGGCATCCCAGGGACAACCGCCCGGCGAACGCAGTCGATCCATCACCTCGACGGCACGCACGAGAGGCGGTACGGGGGTGTCGATCACCGCCGCACCGCGTCGCACGAGCACCGCCGCACCGGGATCGTCCGGACGCGTGGTGACGAGCACCATCCGGGAGGCGCGGACGAGTTCGTCCGGATGCGGCGCGGCCTTGGCGTCGAGCGCCGCCCTGGTCGCCTCGGGCAGGTCCGCCGAGGCGTACACCGTCTCGGCCGCCCTGAGCGCAGGCCACGCCGCAGTGGGTAGTACTTCAGGCAACGTCGGTGATACCAGCACCACCGTGGCCGACACAGCCGGGAACGAGGTCATGGCTGCACGGTACGGGACTCCCACTGGTAGCCGGTCACCTCTTCTTCACTGGGGGCCGGAGCCAGCCCCGTGTCGTCCCACACCCCGTAGCGCGGGTTGATCTGCACGCCGAGTTCGTCGGCGATCGGCTGCAACTGCCGCAGCCCCGCCCAGTAGAGCAACCGGGGGTCGACCGGCTGGTCCTCCTCCGGCTCCTCGACGTCCGACCGCACCGTGCGGTCCTTGATGAGCGCGACCAACCAACCCACCTGCTGCTGGCTGGGCCGGATGACCACCACAGCCCCTTCCTCGGCACCGAACACGGCGCTGATCGCCAGTTCCGGGTCCTGGTTCAGGGCATCGGCGAGGGTGATCGTCCGATCGATCACCTGGTGTCCCGAGTCGCGCAGGATGGTCTCGACGTTCGCGGGATCGGCCGCGATCCGCCGTCCGAGTGCCCGAGCGACCTCCGAATCGGTGGCCTCGGCGTCGGACTCGGTGATCATCGCACCGACGAAGTGCACCGACAACCGGTGCTGATAGTGCTTTCCGAGCTGTTCCAGCAGCAGCTGATCACGGGCCACGTCCCGCACCCGGGACGGTTCGACGGCGATGTTCCTGGCCGCTTCCTCCACTCCTCCGCTCGCCTCGATCAGCTCGTCGACCTTGGTCTCATCGACGCGGAGGTTCTCGCGTTCCTCGGCGACCGCGAGCAGTTCGTGCACGACCCTGCTGCGCACGATCTCACTGCTGATCTGATCGATCCTGCGCTGCTCCCGGGCCTGTTGTGCCTGCGGCGCGTGGTCCAACAACCACCGGACCTCGGCCTGGACCTCGTCAAGCTGGATGACGTGGTCGCCGACGACGGCGGCGGAACGCGCCTGGGCCGGATCGGAACCGCAGGAGGCGAGCAGCAACGCGGTCACCGCGGTCAGGACGACACCGAACGAACGACGGGACGGGTAGCGACGGATGGTCCGAATCACAGCGCGTACTTTCTCATACACCCCACACCACCCCGCAAGACCATGCTCCGCGGGGCCCACCCCGTGTCCGCAGTTCCCGTAGCCGTGTCCGCAGTTCCCGTAGCCGTGTCCGCAGTTCCCGTAGCCGTGTCCGCAGGCTGCGTCGCCGTGTCCGCACCTCACGCGCTGACGGCCGTCGGCGTCCGCGTCAACGAGCGGATGAGCGTGGTGCACCAATCCAACAACGGCTCGTCCCGCAGCACGGGCGCGCCGATGCGGCCCCCCGCGGGCCCCTCGGTCGGCCGCGGAACGGAAACCGTGTTGGTCACCGCCTTGAACACCGCCCTCGGATACAGCCGCTTCAACCGCACCAACTGCGAATCGGCCAGCTGCAACGGGGTGAAACGGATGTTGTTGCCCTGCAGCGTCACCTCGGTGACCCCCGCCTCCCGGCACACCTGCCGGAACGCCGCCACCGCGAGCAGCCGTTCGACCGGCGCGGGCAACTTCCCGTAGCGGTCGACCAGCTCCTCCCGCACCGCGTCCAATCCCTCGGCGTCGGGCGCCGCCGCGATCTTGCGGTACGCCTCCAACCGCAGTCGCTCGCCCGGCACGTAGTCGTGCGGGATGTGCGCGTCCACGGGCAGATCCACCCGCACCTCGGTGGGAGTGGGCTCCTCCTCGGGCTCACCGGCACCGGCATGCCTGCGGAACGCTTCCACGGCCTCCCCGACGAGTCGCACGTACAGATCGAATCCGACCCCCGCGATGTGCCCGGACTGCTCGGCGCCGAGGATGTTGCCCGCGCCCCGGATCTCCAGGTCCTTCATCGCCACGGCCATCCCCGCACCCAACTCCGTGTTCTGGGCGATGGTCGCGAGTCGGTCGTGCGCGGTCTCGGTCAACGGTTTGTCCGCCGGGTACAGGAAGTACGCGTAACCGCGCTCCCGCCCTCGGCCGACCCGACCCCGCAGCTGGTGCAGTTGGGCCAGTCCGAGCTGGTCGGCATGCTCCACGATCAACGTGTTGGCGTTGGAGATGTCGAGCCCCGTCTCGACGATCGTGGTGCACACCAGCACGTCGTACTCGCGTTCCCAGAATCCCTGGATGATCTGTTCGAGCCGATGCTCGTTCATCTGGCCGTGCGCGGTGACCACACGTGCCTCCGGCACCAGCTCCCGCAACCTCCGCGCCGCCCGCTCGATCGACGACACCCGGTTGTGGACGTAGAACACCTGGCCGTCACGGAGCAGCTCCCGACGAATGGCCGCCGCGACCTGTTTGTCGTCGTACGCGCCGACGTAGGTGAGGATCGGGTGCCGGTCCTCGGGCGGGGTGAGGATGGTGGACATCTCCCGGATGCCCGCCATGCTCATCTCCAACGTCCTCGGGATCGGGGTCGCCGACATCGTGAGCACGTCCACGTGGGTGCGCAGCGCCTTGATGTGCTCCTTGTGCTCGACGCCGAACCGCTGTTCCTCGTCGACGATCACCAGACCCAGGTCCTTGTACCGCACGTTCGACTGCAACAGTCGGTGCGTGCCGATGACGATGTCCACCTCACCGTCGGCCAGCCCGTTGATCACCTGTTCGGCCTCGTGCGGATCGGTGAACCGCGACAGTCCCTTGATCGTGACCGGGAACGAGCGCATGCGTTCGGAGAACGTCGCCAAGTGCTGCTGCGCCAGGATCGTGGTGGGCACCAGCACCACGACCTGTTTGCCGTCCTGCACGGCCTTGAACGCCGCCCGCACGGCGATCTCGGTCTTGCCGTAGCCGACGTCCCCGCAGATCACCCTGTCCATCGGGACGTCGCGCTCCATGTCGCGCTTGACCTCGTCGATGGCGGCGAGCTGATCGGCGGTCTCGGTGAACGGGAACGCGTCCTCCAATTCGCGCTGCCACGGCGTATCGGGGCTGAACGCGTGTCCCGGGGCCGCCTGGCGCGCGGCGTAGAGCTGTACGAGTTCGGCGGCGATCTCCTTGACGGCCTTGCGGGCCCTGGCCTTGGTCTTCTTCCAGTCCGCCCCGCCCATCTTGTTGAGCGTGGGCGTCTCCCCACCGACGTAGCGCGACACTTCGTCGAGCTGGTCGGTCGGCACGAACAGTCGGTCGCCGGGGTGGCCCCGTTTCGACGGCGCGTACTCGATCACCAGGTACTCGCGCGTGGCCCCGCCGACGGTGCGCCGCACCATCTCGACGAACCGACCGATGCCGTGCTGGTCGTGCACCACGTAGTCGCCGGACTTCAGCGCGAGCGGGTCGACGGCGTTACGACGGCGCGACGGCATCTTGGTGTTCAGGTCCACGTTCGACCGTCCCGCCGTGGCGCCGCGTCCGGTGATGTCGGCCTCGCTGAGCACGACCAACGCGCTGCCGGGGGCCACGAAGCCGTCCGAGATACCGCCGCAGGTCACCGTCACGACGCCGGGTTTGGGCTCCTCGGTCAGCCCCTCGGTGGCCAGGGTCGCCGGGACCTCCGCGCCGGACAACTGATCGACTGCACGTTTCGCCGTACCCGCACCGGCGACCACCACCACGGCCGCGCCACCGGAGGCGGTGTGGGCACGCAGGTCGGTGGCCACCCGCTCCAGTTCACCCCGATAGGCGGGCGCGGAGTCGATGGCGACGTGGTGGGCACCGCTCTCACTGGTCAGCTGCGACAGCGTCCACCAACACCGGTTCGTCTCCGTGGCGTGAGCGCGCACCTCGTCCAGGTCGCGGTAGGCGGAGGCGCCGAGGTCCAACGGGGCCTCGCCCCCGTCGGCGGCGCTCATCCACGACGCCTCCAGGAACTCCTGACCCGTACGCACCAGGTCCGCCGCCCTGGCGCGGCTCTTCTCGGGTTCGATGAGCACCACGTGGGTGCCTTCCGGCAGGGCGTCGGTGAGCAGTTGCAACTCGCCTTCGCAGAGCACGGGGATGAGTGCCTCCATGCCCTCGCAGGGGACACCGTCGGCGAGTTTGGTGAGCATCTCCGACAGTTGGGCGTTGTCGGCGTGTGTTCGGGCGAGTTCCGCGGCCCGTGCCTTGACGTCCGGGGTGAGCAGTATCTCCCGGCACGGGGGCGCGATCACCTCGGTCACCTCGCCGGGCAGGGACCGCTGGTCGGACACCGCGAACGCGCGGATCTCACTGACCTCGTCGCCCCAGAACTCGATGCGATGCGGATGTTCGGCGGTCGGGCCGAAGATGTCCAGGATCCCGCCTCGCACAGCGAACTCGCCGCGTTTTTCCACCATGTCGACGCGGGTGTAGGCGAGTTCGACGAGTTGGTCGAGCACGGCCTCGAAATCGCTTTCCTGGCCCACCCTGAGTTCGACGGGATGCAGCCCGCCGAGACCGGGTGCCATGGGTTGGATGAGGCTGCGCACGGTGGCCACCACGACTCGCAGCCCACCGTGATCGGGCTGTGCCAGTCTGCGCAGCACCTCCAGCCGTTTGCCGACCGTGTCCGCCCTGGGCGACAGCCGTTCGTGCGGCAGGGTCTCCCACGACGGGAAGTCGGCGACCAGATTCTCGCCGAGCAGGCTGCGCAGCGCAGCGGTCAGCTCCTCGGCCTGCCTGCCGGTGGGTGTGACGGCCAGGACGGGACGTCCCGCGCCCCGGTCGGCGGCGAGCGCCGCGACGACGAGCTGATGGGTGGCGGTGGAGCCGTCGAGATCCAGCAGCGGGGCACCCGCCTGCTCCACGACGCCGCGCAACGCAGGGTCGGACAGCAGCGCGGACAGTAGACCGGACAAGGCCCCGGACGACGAACCGTTCGGCGAATCGGTCACGGATGTGTTCTTCCCCTCGACACCAGACACACCCCTGCCCGAGGTGATGGGGGCAAAAGGGCTTTCGTCTTTCCAGGGTACGTGTCGTCTCGACCGGCGATCGCACGTGCGTCGGCGCACACTGGAGCCATGCGCGTGCCAGCACTCGGGATCGTCTGCCTCGCCTTGCTCGCGGTTCTGTCGGCGTGTGGTGCGGATCCCGAGGGCAACGCGTCGAACGTGCCGACCACTGCCCGGTCGACCCCGGACGGGGTGACGATGCGGGTGGAACGCGTCGCCGGCGGGCTGACGCACCCATGGGACGTCGGTGTCCTGCCCGACGGTGCACTGCTGGTCACCGAACGTCCCGGACGGCTCACGCTCGTCGACGAC
It encodes the following:
- a CDS encoding septum formation initiator family protein, with amino-acid sequence MAERGRPRNRRGGGKAGEAPRSVLRRPRRARRERRVARLRRLGAGRMADAAKAFGLSTTRRAALAAIVVCALAFTIAVPLRTYLSQRAAVVEQEQRLAELKAEVARLEQRREELHDPAQVEAEARRRLRYVMPGETPYMVQFPEDTTRDGSDDEDRSPEPKPWYEMMWEDVTKG
- the eno gene encoding phosphopyruvate hydratase, coding for MAVIEQVGAREILDSRGNPTVEVEVALEDGTLARAAVPSGASTGEHEAVELRDGDTKRYNGKGVERAVAAVCDEIGPALVGMEAVEQRVIDQKLLDLDNTHDKSRLGANAILGVSLAVAKAAADSAELELFRYLGGPNAHVLPVPMMNILNGGAHADTDVDIQEFMIAPIGAESFREALRWGTETYHALKSVLKGRGLATGLGDEGGFAPNLSNNREALDLIVEAIEKAGYRPGRDIALALDVAATEFFSDGAYSFEGNARTAEQMTEYYTELLDAYPLVSIEDPLSEDDWDGWVQLTAEIGQRVQLVGDDLFVTNPDRLEEGISRGAANALLVKVNQIGTLSETLDAVTLATSCGYKSMMSHRSGETEDTTIADLAVATGVGQIKTGAPARSERVAKYNQLLRIEEALADAARYAGDLAFPRFNPED
- a CDS encoding VOC family protein; protein product: MSDEAPRYLGLAPYLYYTDATEAVEWLTRVFGFREKVRYVDAAGEVFQATLLAGDAEIQVTAVDSTYWEAKGVDGPVGQLNVVYVDDVDAQYERVRAAVGESVELTTPQDQPYGARLFTVQDVGGNSWTFWQHISDVVDLPVGWQEIRAEDGQNAVTRKNIEQSEREHELG
- a CDS encoding tetratricopeptide repeat protein; the protein is MVAESPSPQSPGDTTGQGRLAAFRKAEELVRRRPLDALALLKPLLDSDPDKPSVQLLAGRAYFHSAQLNRAERAFTKVVELDPSDHYARFVLGRTLQRLGRLIEARAQLRMATAMNPVPEYQDALGEVSARVALSRDD
- a CDS encoding MazG family protein: MTSFPAVSATVVLVSPTLPEVLPTAAWPALRAAETVYASADLPEATRAALDAKAAPHPDELVRASRMVLVTTRPDDPGAAVLVRRGAAVIDTPVPPLVRAVEVMDRLRSPGGCPWDAAQTHESLLQYLVEETYELLDAVEEGDRSAMREELGDVLLQVLFHARVAAEHDTDPFDIDAVADELVTKLVNRHPHVFTGAEAVHTAEHQQQRWEQLKQAEKRRESIVDGVPLGQPAAALAGKLGQRTGRRGVPSDLFPAGSDEGAKLFRIAAAARRAGIDPEGALRATAKEFARKVRAAERAARAHGFDPATLDADGWRRFWPRD
- a CDS encoding SurA N-terminal domain-containing protein encodes the protein MIRTIRRYPSRRSFGVVLTAVTALLLASCGSDPAQARSAAVVGDHVIQLDEVQAEVRWLLDHAPQAQQAREQRRIDQISSEIVRSRVVHELLAVAEERENLRVDETKVDELIEASGGVEEAARNIAVEPSRVRDVARDQLLLEQLGKHYQHRLSVHFVGAMITESDAEATDSEVARALGRRIAADPANVETILRDSGHQVIDRTITLADALNQDPELAISAVFGAEEGAVVVIRPSQQQVGWLVALIKDRTVRSDVEEPEEDQPVDPRLLYWAGLRQLQPIADELGVQINPRYGVWDDTGLAPAPSEEEVTGYQWESRTVQP
- the mfd gene encoding transcription-repair coupling factor, with amino-acid sequence MTDSPNGSSSGALSGLLSALLSDPALRGVVEQAGAPLLDLDGSTATHQLVVAALAADRGAGRPVLAVTPTGRQAEELTAALRSLLGENLVADFPSWETLPHERLSPRADTVGKRLEVLRRLAQPDHGGLRVVVATVRSLIQPMAPGLGGLHPVELRVGQESDFEAVLDQLVELAYTRVDMVEKRGEFAVRGGILDIFGPTAEHPHRIEFWGDEVSEIRAFAVSDQRSLPGEVTEVIAPPCREILLTPDVKARAAELARTHADNAQLSEMLTKLADGVPCEGMEALIPVLCEGELQLLTDALPEGTHVVLIEPEKSRARAADLVRTGQEFLEASWMSAADGGEAPLDLGASAYRDLDEVRAHATETNRCWWTLSQLTSESGAHHVAIDSAPAYRGELERVATDLRAHTASGGAAVVVVAGAGTAKRAVDQLSGAEVPATLATEGLTEEPKPGVVTVTCGGISDGFVAPGSALVVLSEADITGRGATAGRSNVDLNTKMPSRRRNAVDPLALKSGDYVVHDQHGIGRFVEMVRRTVGGATREYLVIEYAPSKRGHPGDRLFVPTDQLDEVSRYVGGETPTLNKMGGADWKKTKARARKAVKEIAAELVQLYAARQAAPGHAFSPDTPWQRELEDAFPFTETADQLAAIDEVKRDMERDVPMDRVICGDVGYGKTEIAVRAAFKAVQDGKQVVVLVPTTILAQQHLATFSERMRSFPVTIKGLSRFTDPHEAEQVINGLADGEVDIVIGTHRLLQSNVRYKDLGLVIVDEEQRFGVEHKEHIKALRTHVDVLTMSATPIPRTLEMSMAGIREMSTILTPPEDRHPILTYVGAYDDKQVAAAIRRELLRDGQVFYVHNRVSSIERAARRLRELVPEARVVTAHGQMNEHRLEQIIQGFWEREYDVLVCTTIVETGLDISNANTLIVEHADQLGLAQLHQLRGRVGRGRERGYAYFLYPADKPLTETAHDRLATIAQNTELGAGMAVAMKDLEIRGAGNILGAEQSGHIAGVGFDLYVRLVGEAVEAFRRHAGAGEPEEEPTPTEVRVDLPVDAHIPHDYVPGERLRLEAYRKIAAAPDAEGLDAVREELVDRYGKLPAPVERLLAVAAFRQVCREAGVTEVTLQGNNIRFTPLQLADSQLVRLKRLYPRAVFKAVTNTVSVPRPTEGPAGGRIGAPVLRDEPLLDWCTTLIRSLTRTPTAVSA